Proteins co-encoded in one Spirosoma endbachense genomic window:
- a CDS encoding DUF2188 domain-containing protein — MWTPTHFPAAMRSLNPSTRAKAIEIANRLLEQGALDKQRIVALSVDEARRLARLVQPEPITKGWQPHV; from the coding sequence ATGTGGACACCGACTCACTTTCCTGCCGCTATGCGCTCACTCAACCCGAGTACCCGCGCCAAAGCCATTGAAATTGCGAATCGCTTGTTGGAGCAAGGTGCGCTGGATAAACAGCGGATTGTTGCACTTAGTGTGGATGAAGCCCGTAGGTTGGCGCGTTTGGTTCAGCCGGAGCCGATTACTAAAGGTTGGCAACCGCACGTGTAG
- a CDS encoding four-helix bundle copper-binding protein yields MIWKKNIYDSLTGCAALCDEFATECSRSEDIENWYRSIFLNLDCADLCRQLAMLYVRGSENTRLLAKACIEVCEKCAQEMSQFDTTRCKQVQTMCQQTICSCIGLLDMAYQTDAESKNPATTPASLFYGIDLRETLYN; encoded by the coding sequence ATGATCTGGAAAAAGAACATTTACGATTCACTGACAGGCTGTGCTGCCCTCTGTGACGAATTTGCTACAGAATGCTCTCGTTCTGAGGATATTGAAAACTGGTATCGGAGTATTTTTCTTAATCTGGATTGTGCCGACCTGTGCCGTCAACTAGCCATGCTATATGTACGAGGGTCAGAAAATACACGACTATTGGCTAAGGCTTGTATTGAGGTCTGCGAAAAATGTGCTCAGGAGATGAGCCAGTTCGATACGACACGTTGCAAACAAGTGCAGACGATGTGCCAGCAGACTATTTGTAGTTGCATTGGTCTTTTAGATATGGCTTACCAGACAGATGCTGAGTCTAAAAATCCAGCAACCACGCCTGCATCGCTGTTCTACGGCATCGATCTGCGCGAAACGCTTTATAATTAA
- a CDS encoding pyridoxamine 5'-phosphate oxidase family protein, translating to METKSQKNPQLDKVRELVEDIRIAMMTTVDEAGHLVSRPMAALQMDEDGTIWFFTKRSSPKVDQIDNNQHRVNLAFADVGDADYVSISGTADELDDRAKVNELWNPQAKAWFPEGKDDPELILLKVHTDMAEYWNASDSTMVRLFQQATAAITGNPPKMGENVKVYN from the coding sequence ATGGAAACTAAATCACAGAAAAACCCACAATTGGATAAGGTTCGGGAATTAGTAGAAGACATTCGTATCGCCATGATGACGACTGTTGACGAAGCTGGCCATTTGGTCAGTCGGCCAATGGCTGCCTTACAAATGGATGAAGATGGTACGATTTGGTTCTTTACAAAACGTTCTTCTCCCAAAGTCGATCAGATTGATAATAACCAACACCGCGTTAATCTGGCCTTTGCCGACGTAGGTGATGCCGATTATGTGTCAATTTCGGGAACCGCCGACGAACTGGACGATCGGGCTAAGGTAAACGAACTATGGAACCCACAGGCCAAGGCATGGTTTCCTGAAGGGAAAGATGATCCGGAGTTGATTCTGCTGAAAGTGCATACCGACATGGCCGAGTACTGGAACGCGAGCGATAGCACAATGGTGCGCTTGTTTCAGCAGGCTACAGCGGCCATTACAGGTAACCCGCCAAAAATGGGCGAGAATGTCAAAGTATATAATTAA
- a CDS encoding DUF3891 family protein has protein sequence MIVTQINSGWQVINQQAHGMLAVQLALHWQVRKRPTNWIETLVALTEHDDGQDPWKNRNHLTEAGAPLHFQILQYSVEQCRQMIEISLQKSRWNALMLSMHTSFLYEQKRGQDKKLDEFLDQQIDNQKKWRTMYGATKATAQYAYDFVQWCDALSLILCMDQIPPEERRLEVSVGPDGIAYYILQRKDGSLSVDPWPFDEPTVNVHVEAFELTQLAFTDDKELYNAIQCADFQVKEWTFRKK, from the coding sequence ATGATCGTTACCCAAATTAATTCGGGTTGGCAGGTTATTAATCAGCAGGCTCATGGTATGCTGGCCGTTCAACTAGCACTGCACTGGCAGGTCCGGAAACGCCCTACAAACTGGATCGAAACCCTGGTCGCCCTGACGGAGCATGATGATGGACAAGACCCGTGGAAGAACCGTAATCACTTAACAGAGGCTGGTGCTCCGCTTCATTTTCAAATTCTCCAGTATTCGGTTGAGCAATGCCGCCAGATGATTGAGATTAGTTTGCAGAAAAGTCGCTGGAATGCACTGATGCTTTCTATGCACACGTCATTTCTGTACGAGCAAAAACGTGGTCAGGATAAAAAACTGGATGAGTTTCTTGATCAGCAGATCGACAATCAGAAAAAATGGCGAACGATGTACGGTGCAACAAAAGCAACGGCTCAATACGCGTATGATTTTGTGCAATGGTGCGATGCGTTGTCGCTGATATTGTGTATGGATCAGATCCCGCCCGAAGAGCGACGGCTGGAAGTCAGCGTTGGACCTGACGGTATCGCTTATTATATCCTTCAACGAAAAGATGGATCGTTGTCTGTAGATCCCTGGCCGTTCGACGAACCCACAGTAAATGTTCATGTCGAAGCGTTCGAACTTACTCAACTGGCTTTTACCGACGATAAAGAACTCTATAACGCGATTCAGTGTGCAGATTTTCAGGTGAAGGAATGGACGTTTAGAAAAAAATAA
- the glgX gene encoding glycogen debranching protein GlgX: MSKHTSAASGEEAVQSKPGKPYPLGATYDGEGVNFALFSENSTAAFLCLYDSADPGRETARIPLKEHTDLVWHIYLEGLQPGQLYGYRVDGPYDPKAGYFFNPNKLLLDPYARAINAPVNHDDSWLGYDYKNPSDDRYLIMNHEDSGPTMPKSVIVDPTFDWEDDQAPATPLHRSVIYELHVKGFTHLHPTIDEPIRGTYAGLGSAESIDYLKKLGITAVELLPVHQFTDESYWGYNSIGFFAPQNTYSSSGMAGQQVTEFKQMVKNLHKAGLEVILDVVYNHTGEGNQFGPMLSFQGIDNRAYYHQVGDQPEYYMDYTGTGNTLNISHPRVLQMVMDSLRYWVTDMHIDGFRFDLAAALIRTDEEIGRVSSFLDTVAQDPILAQVKLIAEPWDIQSYQVGNFPVRWSEWNGKFRDALRAFWKGDDGKAAETALRLLGSPDLYSTDGRAPANSINLITAHDGFTLNDLVTYNDKHNEANGEDNHDGSNDNLSWNCGVEGPTDDPEINALRERQKRNFLTTMLLSQGTPMIVMGDECGRTQHGNNNGYNQDSEISWMDWHWNEKQQALFDFTSQLTALRREMPILSRRKFFGTEQVNYVRPDGKEMTSADLNNPGTHCLALFIDGMRVTEQTEDGQDIGDEQLLWILNAFWEDIPFMLPRVGRKQSMWEVVVNTYDGQFKSPAETIKGGHEYNVPARSSVLLRMK; encoded by the coding sequence ATGAGTAAACATACATCGGCAGCCTCCGGTGAAGAGGCTGTCCAATCGAAGCCGGGTAAACCATATCCTCTTGGTGCTACCTACGATGGCGAAGGGGTTAACTTCGCCCTTTTCAGCGAAAATAGTACAGCTGCTTTTCTATGCCTCTATGACTCAGCCGATCCAGGTCGGGAAACGGCTCGAATTCCACTTAAAGAACACACTGATCTTGTTTGGCATATTTATCTGGAAGGATTACAACCGGGTCAATTATATGGCTATCGGGTAGATGGTCCCTACGATCCCAAGGCAGGGTATTTTTTCAATCCCAATAAATTATTGCTCGATCCTTATGCCCGTGCTATCAATGCGCCGGTCAATCACGATGATTCATGGCTGGGTTATGATTACAAAAACCCGTCGGATGATCGTTACCTGATCATGAATCATGAAGACAGTGGCCCAACCATGCCTAAATCGGTTATTGTCGACCCAACCTTCGATTGGGAAGATGATCAGGCACCGGCTACTCCCTTGCATCGATCTGTGATTTATGAGTTGCACGTTAAAGGATTTACCCATCTTCATCCGACAATAGATGAGCCGATTCGAGGCACCTATGCCGGGTTGGGCTCAGCAGAAAGTATCGACTATCTAAAAAAACTGGGCATCACGGCTGTTGAGCTTTTACCCGTACACCAGTTTACGGATGAAAGTTATTGGGGCTACAATAGCATTGGGTTCTTTGCGCCCCAAAATACCTATTCTTCATCGGGAATGGCCGGTCAGCAGGTTACCGAGTTTAAGCAGATGGTTAAAAATCTGCACAAAGCTGGTCTGGAGGTCATTCTGGATGTTGTTTATAACCACACTGGGGAGGGCAATCAGTTTGGGCCTATGCTCTCGTTTCAGGGCATCGATAACCGGGCCTATTACCACCAGGTTGGCGATCAGCCCGAGTATTACATGGATTATACTGGTACGGGCAATACGCTTAATATAAGCCATCCCCGTGTGCTGCAGATGGTCATGGACAGCCTGCGATACTGGGTTACGGATATGCACATCGACGGCTTCCGATTCGATCTGGCAGCCGCGCTTATTCGCACGGATGAAGAGATTGGTCGTGTATCGTCATTTCTGGATACGGTAGCCCAGGACCCTATACTGGCGCAGGTAAAGTTGATTGCTGAACCCTGGGATATTCAGTCGTATCAGGTTGGAAACTTTCCGGTACGCTGGTCAGAATGGAACGGCAAATTCCGTGATGCGCTCCGGGCGTTTTGGAAAGGTGACGATGGCAAAGCCGCCGAAACGGCGCTGCGATTACTGGGAAGCCCGGATTTGTATTCTACAGATGGGCGCGCTCCGGCCAACAGTATCAACCTGATTACGGCCCATGATGGATTTACACTCAATGATCTGGTGACTTATAATGATAAGCATAATGAAGCCAACGGTGAGGACAACCACGACGGGTCGAACGATAACTTAAGCTGGAATTGCGGTGTTGAAGGGCCCACCGATGATCCGGAAATAAATGCTCTGCGCGAACGACAGAAGCGTAATTTCCTGACAACTATGCTGCTCAGCCAGGGAACGCCCATGATTGTGATGGGTGATGAATGTGGTCGTACTCAACACGGCAACAACAACGGCTACAATCAGGACAGCGAAATCAGCTGGATGGATTGGCACTGGAACGAAAAACAGCAAGCTCTTTTCGATTTTACCAGCCAGCTTACTGCGCTTCGCCGGGAGATGCCGATTTTAAGCCGACGCAAATTCTTTGGTACTGAGCAAGTGAATTACGTGCGGCCCGATGGTAAGGAAATGACCAGTGCCGACCTCAATAATCCAGGCACACACTGTTTAGCCCTGTTTATCGACGGGATGCGCGTAACCGAACAAACCGAAGATGGTCAGGACATCGGCGATGAGCAATTGCTCTGGATACTAAACGCCTTCTGGGAAGACATCCCATTCATGTTGCCAAGAGTAGGCCGCAAACAGTCGATGTGGGAGGTAGTTGTTAACACCTACGACGGCCAGTTCAAGTCTCCAGCGGAAACAATTAAAGGAGGCCATGAATACAACGTTCCAGCCCGTTCGTCGGTATTGTTACGGATGAAATAG
- a CDS encoding ferritin-like domain-containing protein: protein MTVKETRGEILDQLNRLLTRNNDAEKGYQEAADNVKDTELKSLFLAQSRQRGEFAIEIDREIRTLGGEPDNGTSFAADLHRAWINVKATFSSDDDKATVEECKRGDQEALENYNSVLQETDLVASTRELLLRQKQSIESAHASMARLALVV from the coding sequence ATGACTGTTAAAGAAACCCGTGGAGAAATCCTTGATCAACTTAACCGCCTGCTGACTCGTAATAACGATGCCGAAAAAGGCTATCAGGAGGCCGCAGACAACGTAAAAGATACTGAGCTTAAAAGCCTGTTTCTGGCCCAGTCGCGGCAGCGGGGTGAGTTTGCCATAGAGATCGATCGGGAAATCCGGACTCTTGGCGGAGAACCAGACAACGGCACCAGCTTTGCCGCCGATCTTCATCGGGCCTGGATAAATGTGAAAGCCACATTCTCTAGCGATGATGATAAAGCAACCGTAGAAGAATGCAAACGGGGTGATCAGGAAGCCCTCGAAAATTATAATTCTGTCCTTCAGGAAACGGACTTAGTCGCCAGTACCCGCGAGTTACTGTTACGTCAAAAACAGAGCATCGAGTCAGCTCATGCCTCGATGGCTCGTCTGGCCTTGGTAGTGTAG
- a CDS encoding OmpA family protein, translated as MNNQLKSIGTKSLVVLLTASLLSASVITSCKSQKNSMNKTQKGAAVGAGGGALVGGIIGKKYAKGNTVLGAIIGATVGGAAGAVIGRRMDKQAEEMKRSMPNAQVERVGEGIKISFGSDILFDVDSYELKSETKKQLIDFAQTLNKYEDTDIRIEGHADATGSDDHNLKLSRQRADAVGSFLEAQGVKTSRVDEMGYGESQPVADNSTETGRRKNRRVDIAVFANKEMQRDAKDGKLDSTN; from the coding sequence ATGAATAATCAACTTAAATCAATTGGAACAAAGTCGCTTGTCGTCTTATTAACGGCGAGTCTTTTGTCTGCTAGTGTCATTACAAGTTGTAAATCTCAAAAAAATTCAATGAATAAAACCCAGAAAGGGGCCGCCGTTGGTGCAGGTGGCGGTGCGCTGGTGGGTGGCATTATCGGCAAAAAATATGCAAAAGGTAACACTGTATTGGGTGCCATCATTGGCGCTACGGTTGGTGGAGCAGCGGGGGCGGTCATTGGCCGTCGGATGGATAAGCAGGCCGAAGAAATGAAACGCAGTATGCCAAATGCTCAGGTAGAGCGGGTTGGCGAAGGGATAAAAATTTCGTTCGGCTCCGATATTCTGTTTGATGTCGATTCATATGAGTTAAAATCTGAGACCAAGAAACAGTTGATTGATTTTGCTCAGACGCTGAACAAATACGAAGACACCGACATCCGGATAGAGGGGCATGCTGATGCAACAGGTTCAGATGATCACAACCTTAAATTATCGCGGCAACGGGCCGACGCTGTTGGCAGCTTTCTGGAAGCGCAGGGGGTAAAAACGTCTCGTGTCGATGAAATGGGCTATGGGGAATCACAACCTGTTGCCGACAACTCAACCGAGACTGGTCGTCGGAAAAACCGCCGGGTAGATATCGCCGTCTTTGCAAATAAGGAAATGCAGCGAGATGCTAAAGATGGAAAGTTAGACTCAACTAATTAA
- a CDS encoding alpha/beta hydrolase family protein, which yields MIRLKSLLSLLLVGGMLFLAPTSCKQDNGPDPVTSFPRVLTKSSLIGEYTADQLRSRFTGSSQILQAFVKYNISVYRLEYTTTNTDGKSITASGAVIIPTTTTAAPLLSMQHGTLAVEADAPSNYQSTSEIYTFGALFGSQGYIISAPDFIGYGASKATPHTYEQRNGLATSSLDMIRATRDFLSDKGVNWNKRLFIAGYSEGGYATLALQKKIEEETGSEFNLVASSCGAGAYDKPSFMKQIINETTSGVPSINRLYLWVLLTYDRLYGLNHPMSYYFKEPYATQITATGKDTDINVSLNLAFTDAFKQGINTGTDKTFLDAVQDNDIHDWKPKTPLRLYHGDADNTVFFLNSQNTYDAMIKRGATNVQLIPVQGANHATAILSYISGTYDFFSSLQ from the coding sequence ATGATTAGACTGAAATCCCTTCTATCCCTTCTGCTGGTTGGTGGCATGCTTTTTCTTGCTCCTACCAGTTGTAAACAGGACAATGGCCCTGATCCTGTAACCAGCTTTCCACGGGTACTCACAAAAAGTTCGCTGATTGGTGAGTACACAGCCGATCAATTACGAAGTCGTTTTACGGGTTCGAGTCAAATTCTTCAGGCATTCGTTAAGTATAATATCAGCGTTTACCGGCTGGAATACACAACGACCAACACCGATGGTAAAAGTATTACCGCTTCGGGGGCGGTAATCATTCCTACTACAACCACTGCCGCTCCTTTGCTAAGCATGCAGCATGGCACGCTGGCTGTAGAGGCCGATGCACCTTCGAACTATCAATCGACAAGCGAGATTTACACGTTCGGTGCACTATTTGGCTCACAGGGATATATCATTTCGGCTCCAGACTTTATTGGCTATGGCGCATCGAAAGCTACGCCCCATACCTATGAACAACGGAATGGTTTAGCGACTTCGTCACTTGATATGATTCGGGCAACGCGCGACTTCCTGAGCGATAAGGGTGTCAACTGGAACAAGCGACTATTCATTGCAGGCTATTCGGAAGGGGGATACGCGACGCTGGCGTTACAGAAGAAAATTGAGGAAGAAACGGGCAGCGAGTTTAATCTGGTCGCGTCGAGCTGTGGGGCTGGGGCTTATGATAAACCCTCGTTTATGAAACAGATCATCAACGAAACGACGAGTGGTGTGCCCAGCATCAACCGGCTTTACTTATGGGTATTGCTGACGTATGATCGACTCTATGGCCTTAATCATCCCATGTCTTACTACTTTAAAGAACCATATGCTACCCAGATTACGGCTACCGGCAAAGATACTGACATAAACGTTAGTCTGAATCTGGCGTTTACGGATGCGTTTAAGCAAGGCATCAATACTGGAACGGATAAGACATTTCTGGATGCTGTTCAGGATAATGACATTCATGACTGGAAGCCCAAAACGCCACTTCGACTCTATCACGGCGATGCAGACAACACGGTGTTTTTTCTGAATTCACAGAATACATATGATGCCATGATAAAGCGCGGAGCTACCAACGTACAGTTAATTCCAGTTCAGGGAGCCAATCATGCTACGGCAATTTTAAGCTATATCAGCGGCACCTACGATTTCTTTAGTTCGCTTCAATAG
- a CDS encoding response regulator transcription factor — protein MPARILFVEDDVNLGFVIRDTLENVPFAVTHCVNGADALAMFQTEPFDLCLLDVMLPQSDGFTLARQIRSINTQVPILFLSALANKDDRLQGLRLGADDYLTKPFSIEELILKINVFLRRTASSKDVNHSPTVSTFLNRQNLTLTSNGQTQTLTHREADVMAYLLDRPNILVRRDELLRAVWGDNDYFMGRSLDVFISRLRKRLASDPTIRIENVHGVGFVLRQ, from the coding sequence ATGCCTGCCCGCATTCTGTTCGTTGAAGATGATGTCAATCTTGGCTTTGTTATCCGGGATACGCTCGAAAATGTGCCATTCGCCGTCACACACTGCGTCAACGGTGCTGATGCCTTGGCTATGTTTCAGACCGAACCGTTTGATTTATGCCTGCTGGACGTGATGCTTCCCCAGAGTGATGGTTTTACATTAGCCCGGCAAATACGGTCGATCAACACGCAGGTGCCCATTCTGTTTCTGAGTGCTCTGGCCAATAAAGACGATCGATTGCAGGGACTGCGTCTGGGTGCCGATGACTACCTGACAAAGCCATTCAGCATCGAGGAATTAATTTTGAAGATCAACGTTTTCCTGCGCCGAACCGCTTCCAGTAAAGACGTTAATCATTCACCCACCGTATCAACATTCCTCAATCGACAGAATCTAACCCTCACCAGTAACGGGCAAACACAGACACTTACCCATCGGGAAGCCGACGTAATGGCTTACCTGCTCGACCGCCCGAACATACTTGTCCGGCGTGACGAACTCCTGCGGGCCGTTTGGGGTGACAATGACTACTTTATGGGCCGTAGCCTCGATGTATTCATCTCCCGGCTTCGCAAACGACTCGCCAGCGACCCAACAATCCGCATAGAAAATGTCCATGGCGTAGGATTCGTTTTGCGGCAGTAA
- a CDS encoding sensor histidine kinase, with amino-acid sequence MSRLRLLVVLSVLSIIGILAVQAIWVRNAYALRERQFRQSAFIALQDVADDVARLNHFTLNRYAVTQLSADYFIVNTDAPIDPVTLEAFIQKSLQQHNLITDFEYGIYNCESDRMVYGAYVSTGSTTVTRSRNLPKSPRYTYYFGIRFPNQSGFVAGQLSGWLWSTVAVLLVVVFFGYTLTVVLKQRRLTEVQRDFINNITHELQTPVSTIRIAADVLQSDTIIQQPDRLKQYARVLSEESHRLQKQINNVLKLARSERQGFLLDLAEVDLHEIMTAAANAFSPYVTLDLTASTITLQADRYHLETVLNNLIDNALKYCTTSPCVVLHTHNENGNLVWSVSDNGTGIAREYHKAIFKQFFRIPSGHTHDVKGFGLGLYYVRRIVLAHGWKLKLDSQPGRGSTFTMSAGVIERKADVSRMRSFTLSPFRS; translated from the coding sequence ATGTCACGTCTGCGCCTATTAGTCGTTCTATCCGTGTTGTCCATTATTGGCATCCTGGCTGTACAGGCAATATGGGTGCGCAATGCCTATGCCCTGCGCGAGCGGCAGTTCCGGCAATCGGCATTTATTGCCTTACAGGATGTGGCCGACGACGTAGCGCGTCTGAATCATTTTACGCTTAACCGGTATGCAGTCACGCAGCTTTCGGCCGATTATTTTATCGTCAATACCGACGCACCCATCGATCCTGTTACGCTCGAAGCATTCATCCAGAAATCACTTCAGCAGCATAATCTGATTACCGATTTCGAGTACGGAATCTACAACTGCGAAAGTGACCGTATGGTCTATGGAGCTTATGTTAGTACGGGCAGCACAACTGTCACCAGAAGTCGGAATTTACCCAAATCCCCCCGCTACACGTATTATTTCGGCATTCGCTTTCCGAATCAATCCGGTTTTGTGGCAGGTCAATTGAGTGGCTGGCTATGGTCGACCGTGGCCGTACTGCTGGTCGTTGTCTTTTTTGGCTATACACTTACCGTAGTGCTCAAACAACGCCGGTTAACGGAAGTGCAACGCGACTTTATCAACAACATTACCCACGAATTGCAAACACCCGTATCGACCATTCGGATTGCGGCCGATGTACTTCAATCCGATACGATCATTCAGCAGCCCGACCGGCTGAAACAATACGCACGGGTTTTAAGCGAAGAAAGCCATCGTCTGCAAAAACAAATTAACAACGTCCTGAAATTAGCCCGGTCTGAACGCCAGGGTTTCCTGCTTGATCTGGCAGAGGTCGATCTGCACGAAATTATGACCGCTGCGGCCAATGCGTTTTCGCCTTATGTAACACTTGACCTGACCGCTTCTACAATTACGCTCCAGGCAGATCGCTATCATCTCGAAACGGTACTGAACAATCTGATCGACAATGCGCTAAAATATTGTACGACATCGCCCTGCGTCGTCTTGCACACGCATAACGAAAATGGAAACCTGGTCTGGTCGGTGAGTGACAATGGCACAGGTATTGCCCGCGAATATCACAAAGCTATTTTTAAACAGTTCTTTCGCATACCCTCTGGGCACACGCATGATGTGAAAGGTTTCGGGCTTGGTCTGTATTACGTTCGGCGAATAGTGCTGGCTCATGGCTGGAAACTGAAACTCGACAGCCAACCCGGCCGGGGAAGTACGTTTACCATGAGCGCAGGGGTGATCGAACGAAAAGCTGACGTTTCGCGCATGCGCTCATTCACACTTTCACCGTTTCGCTCCTGA
- a CDS encoding DUF1573 domain-containing protein, translated as MKRILFFGSLVLLMASVAMIAPSALFNWNKSTHDFGKIPQGKPVTAEFSFKNKGELPLVINHAQGSCGCTGVDYPKAAIMPGQSGTIKATFNAASPGAFNKTVSVESNAEGGIQTLYIKGEVTKEGASAQ; from the coding sequence ATGAAACGTATCCTGTTCTTCGGTTCGCTGGTTTTGTTGATGGCATCTGTTGCCATGATTGCCCCATCGGCGCTTTTCAACTGGAATAAGTCAACCCATGATTTCGGGAAAATTCCACAGGGGAAACCCGTAACAGCCGAATTCTCCTTTAAAAACAAAGGCGAGTTGCCACTGGTCATTAATCACGCTCAGGGCTCCTGCGGCTGTACGGGTGTCGATTATCCGAAAGCGGCTATTATGCCTGGTCAGTCGGGAACCATTAAGGCTACGTTCAATGCCGCTTCACCGGGTGCTTTTAACAAAACCGTATCGGTAGAATCAAATGCTGAAGGTGGGATACAAACGCTCTACATCAAGGGAGAAGTAACGAAAGAAGGAGCCTCAGCCCAGTAA